In Nicotiana tabacum cultivar K326 chromosome 17, ASM71507v2, whole genome shotgun sequence, one DNA window encodes the following:
- the LOC142172017 gene encoding uncharacterized protein LOC142172017: protein MPLAIYTKLGIGRARPTLILLQLADRTGKRPTRIFDDVLVQVGKFVFPTDFVILDCQVDEEIPIILGSPFLATRRTLIDCEIGELKMRLNNEEIIFNVQQSMRRPSEFANYSLVEAIYVILQEEDETLNVKDPLEAYLMNLEEMDGEGLAE, encoded by the coding sequence atgcccttggcaaTCTATACGAAACTgggcattggcagagctagaccgACCTTAATATTGCTGCAACTAGCTGATCGCACAGGCAAAAGACCGACAAGAATTtttgatgatgtgcttgtgcaAGTGGGGAAATTTGTATTTCCTACagactttgttattcttgattgtcaggTGGATGAAGAGATACCCATCATTCTGGGAAGTCCATTCTTAGCCACTAGGAGAACATTAATTGATTGTGAGATTGGAGAGTTGAAAATGAGGTTGAACAATGAAGAAATAATATTCAACGTTCAACAATCCATGAGGAGACCCAGTGAATTTGCAAACTACTCACTAGTGGAGGCCATATATGTGATACTGCAAGAAGAGGATGAGACCCTTAATGTCAAGGATCCACTAGAAGCCTACTTGATGAATTTGGAAGAGATGGACGGTGAAGGGTTGGCAGAGTAG